One window of the Leptotrichia massiliensis genome contains the following:
- a CDS encoding aconitate hydratase yields the protein MSMSKNSNFNNMSLTYKILAKNLLKGELKAGNEIAVRVHQTLTQDSTGTMAYLQLNAMDVDKVATEISVAYVDHNMLQSSFENADDHEFIKTSAEKHNIVFSKPGNGICHRLHLERFGKPGKILIGSDSHTPTGGGLGMLAIGAGGLDVAIGMARGLYYLKVPKVYNIELIGKLQPWVSAKDVILYVLKQLTVKGGVGYVMEYTGEGIKSLSVEDRATITNMGAELGATTSIFPSDEKTRIFLEKQSRGEDFAELLPDENAFYDDKLVVNLDELVPLAAFPHSPDNVHEIPKDRKLKVDQIAIGSCTNSSYSDFMKLAAILDGKKVHPDVSLVLSPGSSNIMKMISENGALAKFIAAGARLLEAACGPCIGMGQAPKTDGISLRTFNRNFKGRCGTMSAGVYLVSTETAAASAITGYLTDPRELGAEIIVEEPEKFEISDNYFIFPNPNEEEAKKEREAVKIVMGPNIKPFPIGKELQDSIARKVILKTGDNITTDDICPSNAALLPFRSNIPKLSEHCFETIIPDFKERAEKNNGGIVVGGENYGQGSSREHAALLPLYLGIKAVIAKSFARIHKANLINSGIIPLEFENAEDYDKIDEYDELQLSDILNSLINGRFIIKNITKNTEFPAKFNGSARELKILKFGGYLKFATSDEFLS from the coding sequence ATGTCTATGAGTAAAAATTCGAACTTTAATAATATGAGTTTAACGTATAAGATTTTAGCTAAAAATCTTTTGAAAGGTGAATTAAAGGCTGGAAACGAAATTGCTGTTAGAGTTCATCAGACACTTACACAAGATTCCACAGGAACTATGGCTTATCTGCAGTTAAATGCTATGGATGTTGATAAAGTTGCAACTGAAATTTCTGTGGCTTATGTTGATCATAACATGCTGCAGTCTAGTTTTGAAAATGCAGACGACCATGAGTTTATTAAAACATCAGCTGAAAAGCACAATATAGTTTTTTCAAAACCTGGAAACGGAATTTGTCACAGATTACATTTGGAAAGATTTGGAAAGCCTGGGAAAATACTGATTGGATCGGATAGCCACACTCCAACTGGAGGAGGACTTGGAATGCTTGCAATTGGAGCGGGAGGACTTGATGTTGCGATTGGGATGGCACGGGGGCTATATTATTTGAAAGTCCCAAAAGTTTATAATATTGAGCTAATAGGGAAATTGCAGCCTTGGGTATCAGCTAAAGATGTTATTTTGTACGTCTTGAAACAGCTTACAGTAAAAGGTGGAGTAGGATACGTAATGGAATATACTGGAGAAGGTATTAAATCACTATCAGTTGAGGACAGGGCGACAATTACAAATATGGGAGCTGAATTAGGGGCGACAACATCAATTTTCCCAAGCGATGAAAAAACAAGGATTTTTTTGGAAAAACAGTCACGAGGAGAAGATTTTGCAGAATTATTGCCTGATGAAAATGCGTTTTATGATGATAAATTAGTTGTCAATCTGGATGAGCTTGTACCACTTGCGGCTTTTCCTCATAGTCCTGACAATGTGCATGAAATTCCAAAGGACAGAAAATTAAAAGTTGATCAGATTGCAATTGGTTCATGTACAAATTCATCGTATTCAGATTTTATGAAGCTTGCAGCAATTTTAGACGGAAAAAAAGTTCATCCAGATGTGAGCCTTGTATTATCGCCAGGTTCAAGCAATATTATGAAAATGATTTCAGAAAATGGTGCATTGGCAAAATTTATAGCGGCTGGAGCAAGATTGTTGGAAGCCGCTTGTGGACCCTGCATTGGAATGGGGCAGGCGCCAAAGACGGATGGAATTTCACTTAGAACATTTAACAGAAACTTTAAGGGAAGATGTGGAACAATGAGCGCCGGAGTATATCTGGTAAGTACAGAAACAGCGGCTGCGTCAGCAATTACAGGATATTTGACAGATCCTAGGGAATTGGGGGCAGAAATCATTGTAGAAGAGCCTGAAAAATTTGAAATATCAGATAACTATTTTATTTTCCCAAATCCAAATGAAGAGGAAGCAAAAAAGGAAAGAGAAGCAGTAAAAATTGTAATGGGACCTAACATTAAGCCATTTCCGATTGGGAAAGAGCTACAGGACAGTATTGCACGTAAAGTTATCTTAAAGACAGGAGATAACATTACAACAGATGATATTTGCCCATCAAATGCCGCATTACTGCCATTCCGTTCAAATATTCCAAAATTATCGGAACATTGCTTTGAAACAATAATTCCAGATTTTAAAGAAAGAGCTGAAAAAAATAATGGCGGAATAGTTGTCGGTGGAGAAAATTATGGGCAAGGTTCAAGCCGTGAGCATGCCGCATTATTGCCGCTTTATCTTGGTATAAAGGCAGTTATTGCAAAATCCTTTGCAAGAATACATAAGGCAAACCTGATAAACAGCGGAATTATACCATTAGAATTTGAGAACGCGGAAGATTACGATAAAATTGATGAATATGATGAATTACAGCTGTCAGACATTCTAAATTCATTGATAAATGGAAGATTTATAATAAAAAATATTACTAAAAATACTGAATTTCCTGCCAAATTCAATGGTTCAGCGAGAGAACTTAAAATCTTAAAATTTGGTGGCTACTTGAAATTTGCGACAAGTGATGAGTTTTTAAGCTAA
- a CDS encoding isocitrate/isopropylmalate dehydrogenase family protein translates to MKKVTLIPGDGIGYEISESLVEIFKAVKVPVEFETENAGADVYEKTGELIPDSLYKSVEKNKIAIKGPITTPIGKGFRSINVYLRKKYDLYTNFRPSRNLPGIKTRYENIDLAIFRENTEGIYIGEEKYENDEKTSAIAIKRITRKGSERIIRSAFEYAKNNGLSKVTAVHKANILKFTDGMFLEIAREVSKNYEGIELEELIVDNMCMQLVTNPEKFRVIVTMNLYGDILSDLVAGLVGGLGVAPGANIGDDIAIFEAVHGSAPDIAGKNKANPLALLLSSLEMLKYLKLNDFAENIENAILKTLKEGCKTKDLGGNATTTEFTKKIIENLG, encoded by the coding sequence ATGAAGAAAGTTACATTAATACCTGGGGATGGGATTGGATATGAAATATCTGAAAGCTTAGTAGAAATTTTTAAGGCTGTTAAAGTTCCAGTTGAATTTGAAACTGAAAATGCAGGAGCAGATGTTTATGAGAAAACAGGAGAATTAATACCAGACAGCCTTTATAAAAGTGTTGAAAAAAATAAAATTGCTATAAAAGGACCGATTACAACACCAATTGGAAAAGGATTTAGAAGTATAAATGTGTATCTTAGAAAAAAATACGATTTATATACGAATTTTAGACCATCAAGAAATTTGCCGGGAATTAAAACTCGGTATGAAAATATTGATTTGGCAATTTTTAGGGAAAATACCGAAGGGATTTATATTGGTGAAGAAAAGTACGAAAATGATGAAAAGACAAGCGCGATTGCCATAAAACGAATTACAAGAAAAGGAAGCGAACGCATTATAAGAAGTGCATTTGAATATGCAAAAAATAACGGACTTTCTAAAGTTACGGCTGTACACAAGGCAAATATACTGAAATTTACAGATGGAATGTTTCTGGAAATTGCAAGGGAAGTTTCAAAAAACTATGAAGGAATTGAGTTGGAAGAACTTATTGTTGATAATATGTGCATGCAGCTTGTTACAAATCCAGAAAAATTTAGAGTAATTGTTACAATGAATTTATACGGAGATATTTTATCGGACTTGGTGGCTGGGCTTGTAGGAGGGCTAGGAGTTGCCCCTGGTGCAAATATAGGAGATGATATAGCTATTTTTGAAGCTGTACATGGCTCTGCACCGGATATTGCGGGGAAAAATAAGGCAAATCCTTTGGCATTGCTGCTATCTTCATTAGAAATGCTAAAATATTTAAAGCTGAATGATTTTGCAGAAAATATAGAAAATGCTATTTTAAAGACATTGAAAGAAGGGTGTAAAACGAAAGATTTGGGTGGAAATGCTACAACGACTGAATTTACAAAAAAAATTATTGAAAATTTAGGATAG
- a CDS encoding citrate/2-methylcitrate synthase yields the protein MKSDFINELGTLFNQNNSISDDIYNKLDVKRGLRNKNGTGVLVGLTKIGSVLGYSVNKKGKKIPEKGKLYYRGISIDKLVEQFEEEKTFCFEKTMFLLLFGKVPSNFELKMFVSTLKEYRHLPDEFIEDFILRKPSTDIMNHLQRAVLCLYTLDENPDDVSLSNLIDQSLNLIAKFPSLLVYCYQACNYKHFKKSLIIHNPMEEYSIAENILHMLRSDSKFTKLESEILDLILVIHAEHGGGNNSTFTSHVISSTKTDTYSSISASIGSLKGPMHGGANSMVTKMIEDIKKNTNPYDEIKLKEYLKQIFEKKSFDKTGRIYGMGHAVYTVSDPRAEILKKKAYELAKEKNSLEEFELFSNVEKFTKEIGKELKGKDFEICANVDLYSGFVYKLLDIPQNIFTPLFALSRIASWNAHRMEQILVDKKLIRPAYKAIDEDGNIFL from the coding sequence ATGAAAAGTGATTTTATAAATGAGCTAGGCACGTTATTTAATCAGAATAATTCGATTTCAGACGATATTTATAATAAGCTTGATGTGAAAAGAGGGCTTAGGAATAAAAATGGGACAGGGGTTCTGGTTGGATTAACTAAAATTGGGTCAGTTTTAGGGTATTCGGTAAACAAAAAAGGGAAAAAGATTCCAGAAAAAGGAAAACTTTATTATAGGGGAATTTCGATTGACAAACTTGTTGAACAGTTTGAGGAGGAGAAGACATTTTGCTTTGAAAAAACGATGTTTTTGCTGCTTTTTGGAAAAGTTCCTTCTAATTTTGAATTAAAGATGTTTGTAAGCACCTTGAAAGAGTACAGGCACTTGCCAGATGAATTTATAGAGGATTTTATCTTGCGAAAGCCTAGCACAGATATAATGAATCATCTTCAAAGAGCTGTTTTATGCCTGTACACGTTGGATGAAAATCCGGATGACGTGAGTTTATCAAATTTGATAGACCAGTCTTTGAATTTAATTGCAAAATTTCCAAGTTTATTAGTATACTGTTATCAGGCATGCAATTACAAGCATTTTAAAAAGAGTTTGATAATTCATAATCCAATGGAGGAATATAGCATTGCTGAAAATATTCTTCATATGCTTAGAAGCGACAGCAAATTTACAAAACTGGAATCTGAAATACTGGACTTAATTTTAGTTATACACGCAGAACACGGTGGTGGAAATAATTCAACATTCACTTCGCACGTAATTTCTTCCACAAAAACAGATACCTATTCTTCAATTTCTGCTTCAATTGGTTCATTAAAAGGGCCTATGCATGGTGGAGCAAATTCGATGGTTACAAAAATGATAGAAGATATTAAAAAAAATACAAATCCTTATGATGAAATAAAATTAAAAGAATATTTAAAACAAATATTTGAGAAAAAATCATTTGACAAGACAGGACGAATTTATGGAATGGGGCATGCAGTTTATACAGTTTCAGACCCACGTGCTGAAATTTTGAAAAAAAAGGCTTATGAACTGGCAAAGGAAAAAAATTCACTTGAAGAATTTGAGCTTTTTTCAAATGTTGAAAAATTTACGAAAGAAATTGGAAAAGAATTAAAAGGCAAGGATTTTGAAATTTGTGCAAATGTTGACTTGTATTCAGGATTTGTATATAAACTTCTGGATATTCCACAAAACATATTTACACCATTATTTGCATTGTCGAGAATAGCCAGTTGGAATGCACATAGGATGGAGCAGATTCTAGTGGATAAAAAATTAATCCGTCCAGCATATAAGGCAATTGATGAAGATGGAAATATATTTTTATAA
- a CDS encoding UTRA domain-containing protein, with translation MSKYKEVYNDIKEKITNGTFKAREFLKSESDLAHKYSYSKDTIRKALSMLELDGYIQKIKGKNSMVLENGRFKNSLSNLRTSKELNKIENIDIHTNLIEMEVVSRIKEIMDVFEVSDDVSFYKISRTRVLDGEALEYEITYLDKRVVPFLDKKIVESSIYDYLEKKLHLKISHSRREIKFRYATEEEKKYMDLKNFDSVVVIESHTYLSNGTLFQYGINSYRPDKFAFSTVAKR, from the coding sequence GTGAGCAAGTATAAAGAAGTTTATAATGACATAAAAGAAAAAATAACAAATGGGACATTCAAGGCTAGAGAATTTTTAAAAAGTGAATCAGATTTGGCACATAAATATTCGTATTCTAAAGATACTATAAGAAAAGCACTTTCCATGCTTGAATTAGATGGATATATTCAAAAAATAAAAGGTAAAAATTCCATGGTTTTAGAAAATGGACGTTTTAAAAATAGTTTATCAAACTTGAGAACTTCAAAAGAACTTAATAAAATTGAAAATATTGATATTCATACTAACTTAATTGAAATGGAAGTTGTTAGTCGAATTAAGGAAATTATGGATGTTTTTGAAGTGTCTGATGATGTTTCATTTTACAAGATTTCACGTACTCGTGTACTGGATGGGGAAGCACTTGAGTATGAAATTACATATTTGGATAAAAGAGTTGTACCTTTCTTGGATAAAAAAATTGTTGAAAGTTCAATTTATGATTATCTTGAAAAAAAATTACATTTAAAAATATCACATTCACGAAGGGAAATAAAATTTAGATATGCAACTGAAGAAGAAAAAAAATATATGGATTTAAAAAATTTTGATTCAGTTGTTGTTATAGAAAGCCATACATACTTATCTAATGGAACTTTATTTCAATATGGTATAAATTCTTATAGACCTGATAAATTTGCATTTTCAACAGTAGCCAAAAGATAA
- a CDS encoding response regulator produces MRILVIEDEKNLNDIIVKKLVLEKYCVDSCLNGKDALDYIFSAEYDVIVSDIMLPGIDGFEILKRIREKGIKTPVLLLTAKDGIEDRVKGLDYGADDYLVKPFAFDELMARIRVLLRRNPITNNSNASNVFSIANLTVNCKSHDVFRDKISIKLSTREFTILEYMIRNKERVLSREQIEQHIWNYDYEGGTNVIDVYIRYLRRKIDKDFEPKLIHTIRGVGYVLKVE; encoded by the coding sequence ATGAGAATTTTAGTAATTGAAGATGAAAAAAATTTGAATGATATAATTGTAAAAAAGCTGGTATTAGAAAAATATTGTGTAGATAGCTGTCTTAATGGAAAAGATGCACTTGATTACATTTTTTCAGCTGAATACGATGTTATTGTTTCTGATATTATGCTTCCAGGAATAGATGGATTCGAAATTTTAAAAAGAATAAGGGAGAAAGGGATAAAAACTCCAGTTTTACTTCTCACTGCAAAGGATGGTATAGAAGATAGGGTAAAAGGGCTTGACTATGGAGCTGATGACTATCTTGTGAAACCATTTGCTTTTGACGAGCTTATGGCTAGGATAAGAGTACTTTTACGTAGAAATCCGATAACTAATAATTCTAATGCAAGTAATGTTTTTTCAATTGCAAATTTAACTGTTAATTGTAAATCTCATGATGTTTTTCGAGATAAAATTTCTATAAAATTGTCAACAAGGGAATTTACGATTTTGGAATATATGATTAGGAATAAAGAGCGTGTCTTGTCTAGGGAACAAATTGAGCAGCATATTTGGAATTATGATTATGAAGGTGGCACAAATGTGATTGATGTTTATATAAGGTATTTAAGACGAAAAATTGATAAGGATTTTGAACCTAAATTGATTCATACAATTCGTGGAGTTGGATATGTATTAAAGGTTGAATAG
- a CDS encoding sensor histidine kinase, producing MKRFFNNSSIKLKIGLWYMGIMILLVFSSLAIVFYISENIIHSSVRTYLKDVVKHRLDYLTIKNGEIIINSNFDTMIQNVEIAIYDKDFKFLYGNSPNGFEMDNSKSKDDKIMIIRSNNQKWYVYNKTIKLDNYGKVWIRGVMPNIGQSSAIETVIQISIIILPFFLILSAIGGYVITRNAFRPIEQIRRIAEKINEGNDLSQRINLKKGDDELHILANTFDVMFDRLQTSFENEVQFTSDVSHELRTPITVILTQAEYGKGYINSIEEAKKSFGIIEKEGQKMSKLVSQLLTLARMERGKQKLKLEHIDLSELIEMTIETQISSANTKNIKFITKIAPAIYANIDEMMIIRVFTNLISNAICYGKRDGTITIELFSENDKIISKISDDGIGIEKDKLDKIWLRFYQVDSSKSGDNSGLGLSMVKKIIELHNGEIFVESKIGKGTTFTIILEKI from the coding sequence ATGAAAAGATTTTTTAATAACAGTTCAATAAAGTTAAAAATTGGCTTATGGTACATGGGAATTATGATTTTGCTTGTATTTTCATCGCTGGCTATAGTTTTTTATATAAGTGAAAATATTATTCATTCAAGTGTCCGTACTTATTTGAAAGATGTAGTCAAACATAGACTTGACTATTTAACTATAAAAAATGGAGAAATTATCATCAACAGCAATTTTGATACAATGATTCAAAATGTGGAAATTGCTATTTATGATAAGGATTTTAAATTTCTTTACGGAAATTCGCCAAATGGCTTTGAGATGGATAATAGTAAATCTAAAGACGATAAAATTATGATAATTAGGAGTAACAATCAGAAATGGTATGTTTATAACAAAACAATCAAGCTGGATAACTATGGAAAAGTCTGGATTAGAGGTGTAATGCCTAATATTGGCCAATCAAGTGCGATTGAAACAGTTATCCAGATTTCTATTATAATTTTACCATTTTTCCTTATACTTTCAGCAATTGGTGGTTATGTTATTACACGAAATGCGTTTAGGCCGATTGAACAAATTAGAAGAATTGCAGAAAAAATTAATGAAGGTAACGATTTATCTCAACGAATTAATTTGAAAAAAGGTGATGACGAACTTCATATACTTGCAAATACCTTTGATGTCATGTTTGACAGACTTCAGACATCCTTTGAAAATGAAGTACAATTTACTTCAGATGTTTCACATGAGCTTAGAACTCCAATTACAGTAATTTTGACACAAGCTGAATATGGAAAAGGATATATAAATTCAATTGAAGAAGCTAAAAAGTCCTTTGGAATTATCGAAAAGGAAGGGCAAAAAATGTCAAAATTGGTATCCCAGCTACTAACTTTAGCAAGAATGGAACGTGGAAAGCAAAAGTTAAAGTTGGAACATATTGATTTAAGTGAATTAATTGAAATGACAATAGAAACACAGATTTCAAGTGCAAATACTAAAAATATAAAATTTATTACAAAAATCGCTCCTGCAATTTATGCAAATATTGATGAAATGATGATAATTCGTGTTTTTACAAATTTAATTTCAAATGCAATTTGTTATGGAAAGCGAGATGGAACAATAACAATAGAGCTTTTTTCTGAAAATGATAAAATTATCAGTAAAATTTCTGATGATGGAATAGGAATTGAAAAAGATAAGCTAGATAAAATATGGTTACGTTTTTATCAGGTGGATTCTTCCAAAAGCGGTGATAATTCAGGACTAGGGCTTTCAATGGTAAAAAAAATTATAGAACTGCATAATGGAGAAATTTTTGTAGAAAGTAAAATTGGAAAAGGGACGACTTTTACAATAATTTTAGAAAAAATTTAA
- a CDS encoding PepSY domain-containing protein, with amino-acid sequence MKRNFLKITLFGMLIICSLVVAANKERKKITAIKAKQIALAKVPGATFANVLEFNSENNNFYKGQIIYRGVAYNFEIDVYNGKIINWSEEKK; translated from the coding sequence ATGAAGAGAAATTTTTTAAAGATTACATTATTCGGAATGTTAATCATCTGTTCGTTAGTGGTAGCTGCGAATAAAGAAAGGAAAAAAATAACTGCAATTAAAGCCAAGCAAATAGCCTTAGCTAAAGTCCCTGGAGCAACATTTGCAAATGTTCTTGAATTTAATTCAGAAAATAATAATTTCTATAAAGGACAAATTATTTATAGAGGTGTTGCTTATAACTTTGAAATTGATGTTTATAATGGGAAAATAATTAATTGGAGTGAAGAAAAAAAATAA
- a CDS encoding PepSY domain-containing protein, with the protein MINKIKKRVFNNRITLIIFLLSVNLMAKEISGMAKNDIKLVPMVSIKTSDAQITPNRAKEIALAHAGVSESAANFKQIKLDNKSGKAVYVIEFIANKLRYEFDIDASSGSIIKFEKR; encoded by the coding sequence ATGATAAATAAAATTAAAAAAAGAGTATTTAATAATAGAATTACTTTAATAATATTTCTTCTTTCCGTCAATTTGATGGCGAAAGAAATTAGTGGTATGGCTAAAAATGATATAAAATTAGTACCAATGGTAAGCATAAAAACTTCTGATGCACAAATAACACCAAATAGAGCAAAAGAAATTGCATTGGCACATGCTGGTGTTTCAGAATCGGCTGCCAATTTTAAACAGATAAAGCTAGATAATAAAAGTGGAAAAGCTGTTTATGTAATAGAATTTATTGCAAATAAGCTAAGATACGAATTTGATATTGATGCTAGCAGCGGTTCAATTATAAAATTTGAAAAAAGATAA
- a CDS encoding ROK family protein codes for MKYYVGIDLGGTNTKIGLVDEQGNIIFTTIVKTDSMEGFSETIQRLSKILITQIEGSNINFDDVVSVGVGVPGPVLNSRVVKFWANFPWKHGVDLALEFEKNLGKPVKADNDVNVITLGEMWKGSAQGYKNVLGLAVGTGIGGGIIVDGKLVSGEHGAGGEVGHIKIEPNGKLCGCGQKGCWEAYASATGIIREAKSRLAVNRQNLLYEMTKGRDLEAKDVFDAAKKGDAFSIDIVDYEAEKLALGIGNLLSILDPEIVVVGGGVALAGDFLFDRVKEKLKDVAFPSILENLKIVAATLGNDAGILGAAYLGMM; via the coding sequence ATGAAATATTATGTAGGAATTGACTTGGGAGGAACTAACACAAAAATTGGACTTGTTGATGAACAAGGAAATATTATTTTTACTACTATTGTAAAAACTGATTCAATGGAAGGTTTTTCTGAAACAATTCAAAGATTATCAAAAATTTTGATTACTCAAATTGAAGGAAGTAATATTAATTTTGATGACGTTGTTTCAGTCGGTGTTGGAGTGCCAGGACCTGTGTTAAATTCTAGAGTTGTTAAGTTTTGGGCAAATTTCCCTTGGAAACACGGAGTAGATTTGGCATTGGAATTTGAAAAAAATCTTGGCAAACCAGTAAAAGCTGATAATGATGTTAATGTAATTACACTTGGAGAAATGTGGAAAGGTTCTGCACAAGGATATAAAAATGTATTAGGGCTTGCTGTAGGAACTGGAATTGGTGGCGGAATTATTGTCGATGGAAAACTTGTAAGTGGAGAACACGGAGCAGGTGGAGAAGTTGGACATATTAAAATTGAGCCAAACGGAAAATTATGTGGATGTGGGCAAAAAGGATGCTGGGAAGCCTATGCTTCTGCTACAGGAATAATTCGTGAAGCAAAAAGCCGTCTTGCAGTAAATAGACAAAACTTGCTTTATGAAATGACAAAAGGTAGAGATTTGGAAGCAAAGGATGTATTTGATGCTGCTAAAAAAGGAGACGCATTTTCAATTGACATTGTAGACTATGAGGCAGAAAAATTAGCATTGGGAATCGGAAATTTACTTAGCATATTAGATCCTGAAATCGTAGTAGTTGGTGGGGGAGTTGCACTTGCTGGAGATTTTCTGTTTGATCGTGTAAAAGAAAAATTAAAAGACGTGGCGTTCCCATCAATTTTGGAAAATTTAAAAATTGTTGCAGCAACTCTTGGTAATGATGCAGGAATTTTAGGTGCTGCTTATCTTGGAATGATGTAA